Proteins from a single region of Streptomyces spinoverrucosus:
- a CDS encoding Gfo/Idh/MocA family oxidoreductase, translating to MTVRVGVIGAGMIGQDHIRRLTEVVTGAAVTAVTDIDAARAAEAAARVGATALPTGADVIGSPDVDAVLVTSWGPTHAEHVLDAITAGKPVFCEKPLATTAEDCLRIVDAERAHGSRLVQVGFMRRFDAGYRQMKETIASGAVGTPLIVHCAHRNPTVPESYTSVMAAQDTAVHEIDVLRWLLDDEIVSAQVITPRATGRRFAHLKDPQLMYFETVQGVRIDLEVFVNCQYGYDIQCETVGEEGLVRLPDPAAVGVRSAGRHGTAVLQDWKGRFADAFDTEFREWINAVAGGAEPTGPSTWDGYAATVICDAAVRSLQTGGQVVTVDMKPRPAFYGGTA from the coding sequence ATGACCGTACGAGTTGGTGTCATCGGCGCCGGAATGATCGGCCAGGACCACATACGGCGCCTCACCGAGGTCGTCACCGGGGCCGCCGTCACCGCCGTGACCGACATCGACGCGGCGCGCGCCGCCGAGGCGGCCGCCCGCGTCGGCGCCACCGCGCTGCCCACGGGCGCCGACGTGATCGGCTCCCCCGACGTGGACGCCGTCCTCGTCACCTCCTGGGGGCCCACGCACGCCGAGCACGTCCTGGACGCGATCACGGCCGGCAAGCCCGTCTTCTGCGAGAAGCCCCTCGCCACCACCGCCGAGGACTGTCTGCGCATCGTCGACGCCGAACGCGCCCACGGCAGCCGTCTCGTCCAGGTCGGCTTCATGCGCCGCTTCGACGCGGGCTACCGCCAGATGAAGGAGACCATCGCCTCCGGCGCCGTCGGCACCCCGCTGATCGTGCACTGCGCGCACCGCAACCCGACCGTGCCGGAGTCGTACACCTCCGTCATGGCCGCGCAGGACACGGCCGTGCACGAGATCGACGTACTGCGCTGGCTGCTGGACGACGAGATCGTCTCCGCCCAGGTGATCACGCCGCGCGCCACCGGCAGGCGGTTCGCGCACCTCAAGGACCCCCAGCTGATGTACTTCGAGACGGTGCAGGGCGTCCGCATCGACCTGGAGGTCTTCGTCAACTGCCAGTACGGATACGACATCCAGTGCGAGACCGTCGGCGAGGAGGGCCTCGTCCGGCTGCCCGACCCGGCCGCAGTGGGGGTCCGTAGCGCCGGACGGCACGGCACCGCCGTACTGCAGGACTGGAAGGGGCGGTTCGCGGACGCCTTCGACACCGAGTTCCGCGAGTGGATCAACGCCGTCGCGGGCGGCGCCGAGCCCACCGGGCCCTCCACGTGGGACGGCTATGCCGCCACCGTCATCTGCGACGCCGCCGTCCGTTCCCTTCAGACCGGCGGCCAGGTCGTCACCGTCGACATGAAGCCCCGCCCGGCCTTCTACGGAGGAACCGCATGA
- a CDS encoding SpoIIE family protein phosphatase, with product MDSARHGSDTAPPAGARELFDASSDAAAVVSAAGVVIGWTRAAEELLGHPAREVVGGSAARLLAMPEDPVRAAGVAERCRAGMGWSGHIPLRHRDGHRIDVDLRVSACFRIGAQECFLLSAREQRQEWTVGRSVLDGFLTRSPVGMAVMDLDLRYMWLNDTLERFGGVPRAQRIGRRLSELLPGLHAETLEGLMRKVLATGVPVTDYEYVGWSWADPHRQHAYSTSFFPLLDADNSVTGVGYMVLDVTERWNARQLLSLVNDAGTSIGRTLDVMRTAQELADFAVPRFADFVVVDLLETVLSTEGHGTWLTDAGPAAAKPLMRRAGMSSVREGCPEAVARVGDRVDFLPPPHNVNLLIDGEPILIPVLDPSDALWVAEQPERVVSIREFGLHSLISVPMRARNAALGLTTFIRSLNPVPFQPDDVLLARELVARAALCVDNARRYTREHTSAVTLQRSLLPQALTGGTALEVASYYLPADPSGGVGGDWFDVIPLSGSRVGLVVGDVVGHGITAAATMGRLRTAVQTLADMELPPADLLAHLDDLVLRLSEEKTDESTTPFLGATCLYAVYDPVTRRCTMARAGHPPPVVVAPDGQVSFPEPPAGPPLGLGGMAFESAEIELAENSLLGLYTDGLIAGADRDMELGMSKLGEALAQHSTGRGGAHTARGGGEAGAGEVGAGGGEAGRSVAGAGGGEAGRSVAGAGGGDARAGVAGDGGADAGRSVAGAGGGDAREGVAGAGGGDAREGVAGAGGGDAREGVAGAGGGDAREGVAGAGGGEAGAGVAGDGGADAGRSVTGSGGGGAGASAAGTGPAAGTGWGPDSDVAADTGRGQDSGLAAGGGRGQGSDLAAGGGRRGSGLAAGGGRGRDSDLAAGPGRGQDSGLAAGGGRGQGSDLAAGGGRRDSGLAAGGGRGRDSDLAAGGGRRDSGLAGVGGRGQDSGLAAGPGRGQGSDLAAGGGRRDSDLAAGPGRSQDSDLGARAGRGPAPDAAAHSRPAPDPDLAVLCAFAVERLVPVPQPDDIALLLTRTHALGADHVISWDVPADPAAVADVRARATRQVEAWGLEELAMTTELIVSELVTNAVRYAAPPIHLRLLRDSRLTCEVADGSSTAPRLRHARSTDEGGRGLFLVAQLAHRWGARYTPGGKIIWAEQEIP from the coding sequence ATGGACTCTGCGCGACACGGTTCCGACACGGCGCCGCCCGCCGGAGCGCGCGAGCTCTTCGACGCGTCCAGCGACGCGGCGGCGGTGGTCTCCGCCGCCGGCGTGGTGATCGGCTGGACCCGGGCGGCCGAGGAACTCCTCGGGCACCCGGCGCGGGAGGTCGTCGGCGGCTCCGCCGCACGTCTGCTGGCGATGCCCGAGGATCCGGTACGCGCGGCCGGCGTCGCCGAGCGGTGCCGCGCCGGAATGGGGTGGAGCGGTCACATCCCGCTGCGGCACCGCGACGGCCACCGGATCGACGTCGACCTGCGGGTCTCCGCGTGCTTCCGGATCGGCGCGCAGGAGTGCTTCCTGCTCTCGGCCCGGGAGCAGCGCCAGGAGTGGACGGTCGGCCGGTCCGTCCTCGACGGCTTCCTGACCCGCTCGCCGGTCGGCATGGCGGTGATGGACCTGGACCTGCGCTACATGTGGCTGAACGACACCCTGGAACGCTTCGGCGGCGTGCCCCGGGCGCAGCGAATCGGCCGCAGGCTGAGCGAGCTGCTGCCCGGGCTGCACGCGGAGACCCTCGAAGGCCTGATGCGCAAGGTGCTGGCGACCGGGGTGCCCGTCACCGACTACGAGTACGTCGGCTGGAGCTGGGCCGACCCGCACCGCCAGCACGCCTACTCCACGTCGTTCTTCCCGCTGCTGGACGCCGACAACTCCGTCACCGGGGTCGGCTACATGGTCCTGGACGTCACCGAGCGGTGGAACGCCCGACAGCTGTTGTCGCTGGTCAACGACGCCGGCACCAGCATCGGCCGGACCCTCGACGTGATGCGCACGGCGCAGGAACTCGCCGACTTCGCCGTTCCCCGCTTCGCGGACTTCGTCGTCGTCGACCTGCTGGAAACCGTGCTGAGCACCGAGGGGCACGGGACGTGGCTGACCGACGCGGGACCGGCGGCCGCCAAGCCGTTGATGCGCCGCGCCGGGATGAGCTCGGTGCGCGAGGGCTGCCCGGAGGCCGTGGCGCGGGTGGGGGACCGGGTGGACTTCCTGCCGCCGCCGCACAACGTGAACCTGCTCATCGACGGCGAGCCGATCCTGATCCCGGTCCTCGACCCGTCCGACGCGCTGTGGGTCGCCGAACAGCCCGAGCGTGTGGTGAGCATCCGCGAGTTCGGACTGCACTCCCTCATCTCCGTGCCGATGCGGGCGCGGAACGCCGCGCTGGGCCTCACCACGTTCATACGGTCGCTCAATCCCGTCCCGTTCCAGCCCGACGACGTCCTGCTGGCCCGGGAGCTGGTGGCGCGGGCGGCGCTGTGTGTGGACAACGCCCGCCGCTACACCCGGGAACACACGTCGGCGGTCACCTTGCAGCGCAGCCTGCTCCCGCAGGCCCTGACGGGCGGCACGGCGCTGGAGGTGGCCTCGTACTATCTGCCGGCCGATCCGAGCGGAGGGGTCGGCGGCGACTGGTTCGACGTGATCCCGCTGTCCGGCTCCCGCGTGGGCCTCGTCGTCGGCGACGTCGTCGGCCACGGCATCACCGCGGCCGCCACGATGGGCCGGCTGCGCACGGCGGTGCAGACCCTCGCCGACATGGAGCTGCCGCCCGCCGACCTGCTGGCGCACCTCGACGACCTGGTGCTGCGGCTGAGCGAGGAGAAGACCGACGAGAGCACGACGCCGTTCCTCGGCGCGACCTGTCTGTACGCCGTCTACGACCCCGTCACCAGGCGGTGCACCATGGCCCGCGCCGGACATCCGCCCCCTGTCGTGGTCGCCCCCGACGGGCAGGTCTCCTTCCCGGAACCCCCGGCCGGGCCGCCGCTCGGGCTGGGTGGGATGGCCTTCGAGTCCGCCGAGATCGAACTCGCCGAGAACAGCCTCCTGGGTCTCTACACCGACGGCCTCATCGCGGGCGCCGACCGCGACATGGAACTCGGCATGTCCAAACTCGGCGAGGCCCTGGCCCAGCACTCCACAGGAAGGGGTGGCGCGCACACCGCGCGCGGCGGTGGTGAGGCGGGGGCGGGTGAGGTGGGGGCCGGTGGTGGTGAGGCGGGGCGGAGTGTGGCGGGGGCCGGTGGTGGTGAGGCGGGGCGGAGTGTGGCGGGGGCCGGTGGTGGCGACGCGCGGGCGGGTGTGGCCGGGGACGGTGGTGCAGATGCGGGGCGGAGTGTGGCGGGGGCCGGTGGTGGCGACGCGCGGGAGGGTGTGGCGGGGGCCGGTGGTGGCGACGCGCGGGAGGGTGTGGCGGGGGCCGGTGGTGGCGACGCGCGGGAGGGTGTGGCGGGGGCCGGTGGTGGCGACGCGCGGGAGGGTGTGGCGGGGGCCGGTGGTGGCGAGGCGGGGGCGGGTGTGGCCGGGGACGGTGGTGCAGATGCGGGGCGGAGTGTGACGGGGTCCGGTGGCGGCGGCGCCGGAGCGAGCGCCGCGGGGACCGGGCCCGCGGCGGGCACGGGGTGGGGGCCGGACTCCGACGTTGCAGCAGACACCGGGCGGGGTCAGGACTCCGGCCTGGCGGCGGGCGGTGGGCGGGGTCAGGGCTCCGATCTCGCGGCGGGTGGCGGGCGCCGGGGCTCCGGTCTCGCGGCGGGTGGTGGGCGGGGTCGGGACTCCGATCTTGCGGCGGGCCCCGGGCGGGGTCAGGACTCCGGCCTGGCGGCGGGCGGTGGGCGGGGTCAGGGCTCCGATCTCGCGGCTGGCGGCGGGCGCCGGGACTCCGGTCTCGCGGCGGGCGGTGGGCGGGGTCGGGACTCCGATCTCGCGGCTGGCGGCGGGCGCCGGGACTCCGGTCTCGCGGGGGTCGGTGGGCGGGGTCAGGACTCCGGCCTGGCGGCGGGCCCCGGGCGGGGTCAGGGCTCCGATCTCGCGGCGGGCGGCGGGCGCCGGGACTCCGATCTCGCGGCGGGCCCCGGGCGGAGCCAGGACTCCGACCTGGGGGCGCGCGCCGGACGCGGCCCGGCCCCCGACGCCGCCGCGCACAGCCGACCGGCACCGGACCCCGACCTCGCGGTCCTGTGTGCCTTCGCCGTGGAGCGGCTGGTGCCCGTGCCTCAGCCCGACGACATCGCGCTGCTCCTGACGCGCACCCACGCCCTGGGCGCCGACCACGTCATCTCCTGGGACGTCCCCGCGGACCCCGCCGCCGTCGCCGACGTCCGGGCCCGGGCGACCCGTCAGGTCGAGGCCTGGGGCCTGGAGGAGCTGGCCATGACCACGGAGCTGATCGTGAGCGAACTGGTCACCAACGCGGTCCGCTACGCCGCACCGCCCATCCATCTGCGTCTGCTCCGCGACTCCCGCCTGACCTGCGAGGTCGCCGACGGAAGCAGTACCGCGCCGCGCCTGAGGCATGCCCGCAGCACGGACGAGGGCGGCCGTGGCCTGTTCCTGGTGGCCCAGCTCGCCCACCGCTGGGGCGCCCGCTACACCCCCGGCGGCAAGATCATCTGGGCCGAGCAGGAGATTCCGTGA
- a CDS encoding sugar phosphate isomerase/epimerase family protein: protein MKIALDPYMFRALPLDDMVRTVAELGYEYIELSPRDDFMPFFLHPRADDERVAAFKRSLRTHGVQLSSVLPLYKWSSPDETERQAAVRYWKRMIEITSELGCPLMNSEFNGRPERAAESEAAFWRSMEELLPVFEREGIALNLEAHPDDFCEENAPAVDLVRALNKPWVNYLYCAPHTFHLSGAAEVGADIAAMMRYAGDKLRHVHIADSFNHKGSSGLRYILNPPGTPARIHQHLDIGQGEVDWDAFFGTLRELDFDGVATACVFAWEERARESSAFMLDRITKELAR, encoded by the coding sequence ATGAAGATCGCCCTCGATCCGTACATGTTCCGCGCCCTGCCGCTCGACGACATGGTGCGCACGGTCGCCGAACTCGGCTACGAGTACATCGAGTTGTCGCCGCGCGACGACTTCATGCCGTTCTTCCTGCATCCGCGGGCGGACGACGAACGCGTCGCCGCGTTCAAGCGGTCGCTGCGCACGCACGGCGTCCAGCTGTCCTCCGTGCTGCCGCTGTACAAGTGGTCCTCGCCCGACGAGACGGAGCGGCAGGCCGCCGTCCGCTACTGGAAGCGGATGATCGAGATCACCTCCGAGCTCGGGTGCCCGCTGATGAACTCCGAGTTCAACGGACGTCCCGAGCGGGCCGCCGAGAGCGAGGCCGCGTTCTGGCGGTCGATGGAGGAGCTGCTGCCGGTCTTCGAGCGGGAGGGCATCGCCCTCAACCTGGAGGCGCACCCGGACGACTTCTGCGAGGAGAACGCCCCCGCGGTCGACCTGGTCCGTGCCCTCAACAAGCCCTGGGTGAACTACCTCTACTGCGCGCCGCACACCTTCCATCTGTCCGGCGCGGCGGAGGTGGGGGCCGACATCGCGGCGATGATGCGCTACGCCGGCGACAAGCTCCGGCATGTGCACATCGCGGACTCCTTCAACCACAAGGGGTCGTCCGGACTGCGCTACATCCTCAATCCGCCCGGCACCCCGGCCCGCATTCACCAGCACCTCGACATCGGCCAGGGCGAGGTCGACTGGGACGCCTTCTTCGGCACCCTGCGCGAGCTGGACTTCGACGGCGTGGCCACCGCCTGCGTCTTCGCCTGGGAGGAACGGGCGCGCGAGTCCTCGGCGTTCATGCTCGACCGCATCACCAAGGAACTGGCCCGGTAA